Proteins encoded within one genomic window of Aphelocoma coerulescens isolate FSJ_1873_10779 chromosome 9, UR_Acoe_1.0, whole genome shotgun sequence:
- the PLSCR1 gene encoding phospholipid scramblase 1 isoform X2: MQGRQPATAPGMPYGSPQQVPGTYQGRWEGAGNYGFQAQPMGFPGGFVVPPVQNQPTMDRAFWMPIPPSIPNCPPGLEYLTQIDQVLIHQQLELLEIMTGLEVNNKYELKNALGQRVYFAAEDTDCLTRNCCGPSRPFTIRITDNLGHEVITLQRPLRCSMCCCPCCLQELEVQAPPGQTIGYVVQNWHVCLPKFTIQDEKKMDILKITGPCVVCRCCEDVNFEVKSVDETCTVGKISKQWTGLVQEMFTDTDNFGISFPMDLDVKMKAVMIGACFLIDYMFFEHNN, encoded by the exons ATGCAAG GACGTCAACCTGCCACAGCACCTGGAATGCCCTATGGCTCCCCACAGCAGGTCCCTGGGACATACCAAGGTAGGTGGGAAG GTGCAGGGAACTATGGATTCCAGGCACAGCCCATGGGATTCCCAGGTGGATTTGTTGTTCCACCTGTCCAGAACCAGCCCACCATGGACAGGGCATTTTGGATGCCTATTCCTCCTTCTATTCCCAACTGCCCTCCTGGCTTGGAATACCTCACACAG ATTGACCAGGTATTAATTCATCAGCAACTTGAACTTCTTGAGA ttATGACTGGCCTTGAAGTAAATAACAAATATGAACTCAAGAATGCACTGGGGCAAAGGGTGTACTTTGCAGCAGAGGACACAGACTGCCTTACCAGGAATTGCTGTGGGCCATCACGGCCCTTCACCATCCGGATTACAGACAACCTGGGCCACGAGGTGATAACGCTGCAGAGACCTCTCCGCTGTTCCAtgtgctgctgcccctgctgttTACAGGAG CTGGAAGTccaggcacctccaggacaaACAATTGGTTATGTTGTCCAGAACTGGCATGTCTGCCTGCCAAAGTTTACCATtcaagatgagaaaaaaatggataTACTGAAAATAACTGGCCCATGTGTTGTGTGCAGGTGTTGTGAAGATGTTAATTTTGAG GTGAAGTCTGTGGATGAGACTTGTACTGTTGGGAAGATTTCTAAGCAGTGGACTGGGCTTGTGCAGGAAATGTTTACAGACACAGATAACTTTGGAATCTCATTCCCAATGGACCTTGATGTGAAAATGAAAGCTGTCATGATTGGTGCTTGCTTCCTTATT GACTACATGTTTTTTGAGCATAATAATTAA
- the PLSCR1 gene encoding phospholipid scramblase 1 isoform X1, producing the protein MFFCRTTTSRFTTMQGRQPATAPGMPYGSPQQVPGTYQGRWEGAGNYGFQAQPMGFPGGFVVPPVQNQPTMDRAFWMPIPPSIPNCPPGLEYLTQIDQVLIHQQLELLEIMTGLEVNNKYELKNALGQRVYFAAEDTDCLTRNCCGPSRPFTIRITDNLGHEVITLQRPLRCSMCCCPCCLQELEVQAPPGQTIGYVVQNWHVCLPKFTIQDEKKMDILKITGPCVVCRCCEDVNFEVKSVDETCTVGKISKQWTGLVQEMFTDTDNFGISFPMDLDVKMKAVMIGACFLIDYMFFEHNN; encoded by the exons atgttcttttgcAGAACAACTACAAGCAGATTTACGACAATGCAAG GACGTCAACCTGCCACAGCACCTGGAATGCCCTATGGCTCCCCACAGCAGGTCCCTGGGACATACCAAGGTAGGTGGGAAG GTGCAGGGAACTATGGATTCCAGGCACAGCCCATGGGATTCCCAGGTGGATTTGTTGTTCCACCTGTCCAGAACCAGCCCACCATGGACAGGGCATTTTGGATGCCTATTCCTCCTTCTATTCCCAACTGCCCTCCTGGCTTGGAATACCTCACACAG ATTGACCAGGTATTAATTCATCAGCAACTTGAACTTCTTGAGA ttATGACTGGCCTTGAAGTAAATAACAAATATGAACTCAAGAATGCACTGGGGCAAAGGGTGTACTTTGCAGCAGAGGACACAGACTGCCTTACCAGGAATTGCTGTGGGCCATCACGGCCCTTCACCATCCGGATTACAGACAACCTGGGCCACGAGGTGATAACGCTGCAGAGACCTCTCCGCTGTTCCAtgtgctgctgcccctgctgttTACAGGAG CTGGAAGTccaggcacctccaggacaaACAATTGGTTATGTTGTCCAGAACTGGCATGTCTGCCTGCCAAAGTTTACCATtcaagatgagaaaaaaatggataTACTGAAAATAACTGGCCCATGTGTTGTGTGCAGGTGTTGTGAAGATGTTAATTTTGAG GTGAAGTCTGTGGATGAGACTTGTACTGTTGGGAAGATTTCTAAGCAGTGGACTGGGCTTGTGCAGGAAATGTTTACAGACACAGATAACTTTGGAATCTCATTCCCAATGGACCTTGATGTGAAAATGAAAGCTGTCATGATTGGTGCTTGCTTCCTTATT GACTACATGTTTTTTGAGCATAATAATTAA
- the PLSCR1 gene encoding phospholipid scramblase 1 isoform X4, whose amino-acid sequence MQGRQPATAPGMPYGSPQQVPGTYQVMTGLEVNNKYELKNALGQRVYFAAEDTDCLTRNCCGPSRPFTIRITDNLGHEVITLQRPLRCSMCCCPCCLQELEVQAPPGQTIGYVVQNWHVCLPKFTIQDEKKMDILKITGPCVVCRCCEDVNFEVKSVDETCTVGKISKQWTGLVQEMFTDTDNFGISFPMDLDVKMKAVMIGACFLIDYMFFEHNN is encoded by the exons ATGCAAG GACGTCAACCTGCCACAGCACCTGGAATGCCCTATGGCTCCCCACAGCAGGTCCCTGGGACATACCAAG ttATGACTGGCCTTGAAGTAAATAACAAATATGAACTCAAGAATGCACTGGGGCAAAGGGTGTACTTTGCAGCAGAGGACACAGACTGCCTTACCAGGAATTGCTGTGGGCCATCACGGCCCTTCACCATCCGGATTACAGACAACCTGGGCCACGAGGTGATAACGCTGCAGAGACCTCTCCGCTGTTCCAtgtgctgctgcccctgctgttTACAGGAG CTGGAAGTccaggcacctccaggacaaACAATTGGTTATGTTGTCCAGAACTGGCATGTCTGCCTGCCAAAGTTTACCATtcaagatgagaaaaaaatggataTACTGAAAATAACTGGCCCATGTGTTGTGTGCAGGTGTTGTGAAGATGTTAATTTTGAG GTGAAGTCTGTGGATGAGACTTGTACTGTTGGGAAGATTTCTAAGCAGTGGACTGGGCTTGTGCAGGAAATGTTTACAGACACAGATAACTTTGGAATCTCATTCCCAATGGACCTTGATGTGAAAATGAAAGCTGTCATGATTGGTGCTTGCTTCCTTATT GACTACATGTTTTTTGAGCATAATAATTAA
- the PLSCR1 gene encoding phospholipid scramblase 1 isoform X3, producing the protein MQGRQPATAPGMPYGSPQQVPGTYQGAGNYGFQAQPMGFPGGFVVPPVQNQPTMDRAFWMPIPPSIPNCPPGLEYLTQIDQVLIHQQLELLEIMTGLEVNNKYELKNALGQRVYFAAEDTDCLTRNCCGPSRPFTIRITDNLGHEVITLQRPLRCSMCCCPCCLQELEVQAPPGQTIGYVVQNWHVCLPKFTIQDEKKMDILKITGPCVVCRCCEDVNFEVKSVDETCTVGKISKQWTGLVQEMFTDTDNFGISFPMDLDVKMKAVMIGACFLIDYMFFEHNN; encoded by the exons ATGCAAG GACGTCAACCTGCCACAGCACCTGGAATGCCCTATGGCTCCCCACAGCAGGTCCCTGGGACATACCAAG GTGCAGGGAACTATGGATTCCAGGCACAGCCCATGGGATTCCCAGGTGGATTTGTTGTTCCACCTGTCCAGAACCAGCCCACCATGGACAGGGCATTTTGGATGCCTATTCCTCCTTCTATTCCCAACTGCCCTCCTGGCTTGGAATACCTCACACAG ATTGACCAGGTATTAATTCATCAGCAACTTGAACTTCTTGAGA ttATGACTGGCCTTGAAGTAAATAACAAATATGAACTCAAGAATGCACTGGGGCAAAGGGTGTACTTTGCAGCAGAGGACACAGACTGCCTTACCAGGAATTGCTGTGGGCCATCACGGCCCTTCACCATCCGGATTACAGACAACCTGGGCCACGAGGTGATAACGCTGCAGAGACCTCTCCGCTGTTCCAtgtgctgctgcccctgctgttTACAGGAG CTGGAAGTccaggcacctccaggacaaACAATTGGTTATGTTGTCCAGAACTGGCATGTCTGCCTGCCAAAGTTTACCATtcaagatgagaaaaaaatggataTACTGAAAATAACTGGCCCATGTGTTGTGTGCAGGTGTTGTGAAGATGTTAATTTTGAG GTGAAGTCTGTGGATGAGACTTGTACTGTTGGGAAGATTTCTAAGCAGTGGACTGGGCTTGTGCAGGAAATGTTTACAGACACAGATAACTTTGGAATCTCATTCCCAATGGACCTTGATGTGAAAATGAAAGCTGTCATGATTGGTGCTTGCTTCCTTATT GACTACATGTTTTTTGAGCATAATAATTAA